The stretch of DNA GAGGACCTGAACCTCGATTCCATCAAGATCGCTGACCTCATTTCGAAGGCGGAAGCCGCTCTAGGCATCGGACCAAGCGTCGACCCTGCCGCAGCGGCCACGGCCACCATTGGCGAGGTGGCCGCGAAGATGGAGGCTCTGCGTCCCTCTGGTCCCAAAGCCAACGGGTCGACAATCCAATTGCAGCCGAGCCCCAAGTCTGCGCCGGCAGACTGGGTCAGAACGTTCGAAATGCGCCTGGTCCCGTCCACGCTCGAGGCGAAGCAAGGCGCGGCTCCCGAGTATGCCAACCGCCTGGTGGTGATTCAGTGCGATCAGGAAGACCGGGAGCTAGGGGTAGCGCTCGGTCAGCGGTTTACGGCTCTGGGTGCTCGTATCTTGACCGTAGACGATGCTCAGTTGCTGAATGAGATGCGGACCGACATCGACCGCATCGTCGTCATCTTGCCGAGGAGCGTTCCGCAGGGAGCGCGTGCGAGCGAGTTGCTGGCTCGTTCGATCGCGCGGTTGCGCGCCGCCGCCATCGCTTCCGCGCGGGGTGGCGCCGCTGATGGTCCCTGTGTTGCCCTTGCCGGAGGCATCGACCACGGTCGTGCCGCTGGCTTCTTCGAAGTTGTATGCCCCTACCAGCCCGTCGTTATTTCCACCGCCACCGCCGCTGCTTGAGGAGACCGTGATGTAACTGTTTTGGGTCTTGGTATTGGTCCCGCCAGGCCCAGTGGCTGTCAGGCTTACCGTATAGGTCCCCGCGTTGGTGTAGGTGTACGCGGTGCTTG from Pseudomonadota bacterium encodes:
- a CDS encoding PKD domain-containing protein; the protein is MLSVSGYAWSFADGSTSTAPSTAYTYTNAGTYTVSLTATGPGGTNTKTQNSYITVSSSSGGGGGNNDGLVGAYNFEEASGTTVVDASGKGNTGTISGATPRGSDGGGAQPRDRTSQQLARTRSLRNAPRQDDDDAVDVGPHLIQQLSIVYGQDTSTQSRKPLTERYP